A window of Synechococcus sp. MU1643 contains these coding sequences:
- a CDS encoding DUF3188 domain-containing protein translates to MNQRRSVIWVSLGAPLLILLALLATNQRQGKDRVQVLPAVLVGSGLIISSALGRQRRRARLLADFQRARTPGSNP, encoded by the coding sequence ATGAACCAACGTCGTTCGGTGATTTGGGTCTCGCTCGGGGCACCGTTGCTGATCCTGCTCGCGTTGCTGGCCACAAATCAGCGCCAGGGCAAGGACCGGGTGCAGGTGCTGCCTGCCGTGCTTGTGGGTTCGGGTCTCATCATCAGCAGCGCTCTCGGTCGGCAGCGCCGCCGCGCCAGGCTGTTGGCCGATTTTCAGAGGGCGCGCACCCCTGGCAGCAACCCATGA